The genomic interval TTCAAGAATGGATCCCCGATTAAGCCTGTCCCCGAATGTTATCCGATTAATGCTTTCGGATACAAGTTTTTGCGGGGAACGTTCGGGGATGACATGCGGAGAGGAACCCGATTGATCCCCCGGTTTAACCAGGGCCTATGCCCAGAATGAACCGATTTATAACCTCTTATATTACTAACGGATGTCGATCCGCTCATTCCTTCCCCGATTTAATCGGGGATCTACTCAGGACAGGCTCTGAGTCCAATCGAAGGATGATCAGATACTAGAGAAGTTCACCCTTCGACGATGCTCAGAACAGGCTGGGCTCAGGGTTAACGGAGTTTTTATTTCTCCTTCCCAGCGGATGCATTCATCCACTCATACCGGCCTGCCTTGAGTTATCGAAGGCTCGATCGAAAGTTTGTTTCTATCGAACTTCGCTTTACCTGGGTATATTTATTGGCATTATGGACATTGAAATCTCTCTTCTAGAAGTTTTCGAGAAAACACTAAACAAGCACTATCCCAAACTTCAGACAAACCAGGTCACGGTCCTTCTTAGAGAAAATTTAAAGGGGAAAAAATTTGATAGACAGGACGAAATTTTGATTGAAATTATACTCAAAGACAAAGGCAATCCCCTCGAGGAATCGTTCTTGGAAAACCTCGGCGATTATATAAACGAAATAGAAGAAGATGTAAACCGGATTGACCTGCTTGCAAGCAAAGAAGGTCAGCATAAGGTTTCCGAGATCTATATTTCTTCCCTGGAGAGGCTAATAAACTACTATTACAACCTGCTCTTCAACAGCCAGTTCTTTACCGGTTGAATAGGCATAGCACCATCGGCTGTAAAAGCCAGCCAACCAGTTCACATCTTATCCCCTTTCTTCAATAGGGACAAAGTCGCGCTCTCCCGAACCCAGGTATACCTGTCTTGGACGAAATATTTTTCTTTCTTCATCCAGTAGCATTTCCTGCCACTGTGCCAGCCAGCCCGATGTACGCGCTATGGCAAAAAGAACGGTAAACATACTGGTTGGAAGCCCCATGCTCTGGTATATAAGACCGGAGTAAAAGTCCACGTTGGGGTATAGCTTCCGCTTGACGAAGTATTCATCCTCAAGAGCGATTCTCTCCAGTTCCAGAGCAACGTCCAGTAGAGGATTCTTACCGGTTACTTCAAAAACCTCGTGGGCAATCTGCTTGATTATCTTTGCCCTGGGGTCATAGGACTTATAAACGCGGTGTCCAAACCCCATGAGCCTGAACTCTCCGGCTTTCACTCTCTTGATGTATTCAGGAATTCGGTCTTTCGAGCCAATTTCATTGAGCATATGCAATACCTCTTCATTCGCCCCGCCATGTAAAGGCCCATAGAGCGCGGCGATAGCCGCTGCAGTGGCCGAATATGGGTCGGGTAAAGAGCTTCCTACAGTGCGCATAGCGCTCGTGCTGCAATTCTGCTCATGGTCGGCATGGAGTATGAACAGTATATCTATGGCCCTCTCTATGACCGGGTTGGGTTTATACTTGAGCTCGGTCATCTTGAACATCA from Thermodesulfobacteriota bacterium carries:
- a CDS encoding citrate synthase, with protein sequence MAKDTLTITDNRTGRTYEIPITNDTIRAMDLRQIKVSEGDFGMMSYDPALENTASCKSRITYIDGDKGILRYRGYPIEQLAEKSNYLEVAYLLLNGELPNKSQYDKWVHDVTYHTIIHESVKKFMDGFRYDAHPVGMLVSTVGALSTFYPEAKNIFDQKVRNIQINRLISKMPTLAAFSYRHAMGLPYVYPDNDLSYTGNFLNMMFKMTELKYKPNPVIERAIDILFILHADHEQNCSTSAMRTVGSSLPDPYSATAAAIAALYGPLHGGANEEVLHMLNEIGSKDRIPEYIKRVKAGEFRLMGFGHRVYKSYDPRAKIIKQIAHEVFEVTGKNPLLDVALELERIALEDEYFVKRKLYPNVDFYSGLIYQSMGLPTSMFTVLFAIARTSGWLAQWQEMLLDEERKIFRPRQVYLGSGERDFVPIEERG